In Capricornis sumatraensis isolate serow.1 chromosome 16, serow.2, whole genome shotgun sequence, a genomic segment contains:
- the SMTNL1 gene encoding smoothelin-like protein 1 — protein sequence MEKKAGKASEDGATVPPAADAPETAGGGGSAEEEAAGPAESAARAGPAAEGQQERAPAEDGASAECPADGLGEAEAESQGEAELQQEDRGQGATTAAPRKTARKEQAASEPAGAAADGEGASAAGKRSADEKAARPGSRETVDASGEARAELKQASGAQEAEAGGGEAEGPGEAAAAPQEEGGQTEEPQAEAQEEAGEPGGPDDEQDQGAGAEAEDGAGGPPSSPEGWPESPTEEGGSASPEGLSPDTAASEEPGPSASDSSPSDVPQSPTEPPPSEEKKKEKAPERRVSAPTRPRGPRAQNRKAIVDKFGGAAAGPTALFRNTKAAGAAVGGVRNMLLEWCRAMTRNYEHVDIQNFSSSWGSGMAFCALIHKFFPDAFDYAALDPAQRRHNFTLAFSTAEKLADCAQLLEVDDMVRLAVPDSKCVYTYIQELYRSLVQKGLVKTKKK from the exons atggagaagaaggCGGGGAAGGCCTCTGAGGACGGGGCCACTGTCCCCCCAGCCGCAGACGCTCCGGAGACCGCGGGAGGTGGCGGCTCTGCGGAGGAGGAGGCCGCAGGCCCCGCTGAGAGCGCCGCCAGAGCAGGGCCGGCTGCGGAGGGACAGCAGGAGCGGGCCCCGGCTGAGGACGGCGCCTCCGCTGAATGCCCGGCAGACGGGCTGGGTGAGGCCGAGGCGGAATCCCAAGGCGAGGCTGAGCTTCAGCAGGAAGACCGGGGGCAGGGAGCGACCACCGCGGCCCCTCGGAAGACCGCCAGGAAAGAGCAGGCCGCCTCTGAGCCCGCGGGGGCTGCAGCCGACGGGGAGGGCGCGTCGGCCGCTGGGAAGCGGAGCGCTGATGAGAAAGCGGCCAGGCCCGGGTCTAGGGAGACAGTCGACGCGAGCGGAGAGGCCCGGGCTGAGCTGAAGCAGGCTTCCGGGGCGCAGGAGGCCGAGGCTGGAGGCGGGGAGGCCGAAGGGCCGGGCGAGGCCGCCGCGGCCCCTCAGGAGGAGGGCGGCCAGACGGAGGAGCCCCAGGCTGAAGCCCAGGAGGAGGCCGGC GAGCCGGGCGGTCCTGATGACGAGCAGGACCAGGGTGCGGGGGCAGAGGCTGAGGACGGGGCAGGGGGGCCTCCCAGCTCCCCAGAGGGATGGCCCGAGAGCCCCACGGAGGAAGGCGGCAGCGCCAGCCCAG AGGGGCTGAGCCCAGACACTGCCGCTTCTGAAGAACCCGGTCCTTCAGCCAG TGACTCTTCGCCCAGCGATGTGCCCCAGAGCCCCACGGAGCCCCCTCCGTcagaggagaagaagaaagagaaggctcCAGAGCGCAGAGTGTCCGCTCCTACCCGGCCCCGGGGACCCCGAGCTCAGAACCGCAAGGCCATCGTGGACAAGTTTGGGGG GGCGGCTGCGGGCCCCACGGCCCTGTTCCGGAACACCAAGGCGGCGGGCGCGGCGGTGGGCGGCGTTCGGAACATGCTGCTGGAGTGGTGCCGCGCCATGACCAGGAACTATGAG CACGTGGACATCCAGAACTTCTCCTCGAGCTGGGGCAGCGGCATGGCCTTCTGCGCGCTCATCCACAAGTTTTTCCCCGACGCCTTTGACTATGCGGCGCTGGACCCCGCGCAGCGCCGCCACAACTTCACGCTGGCCTTCTCCACCGCAGA GAAACTGGCCGACTGCGCCCAGCTGCTGGAGGTGGACGACATGGTGCGGCTGGCAGTGCCCGACTCCAAGTGTGTCTACACCTACATCCAGGAGCTGTACCGCAGCCTCGTGCAGAAGGGGCTGGTGAAGACCAAGAAGAAATGA
- the UBE2L6 gene encoding ubiquitin/ISG15-conjugating enzyme E2 L6 isoform X3 translates to MTASKRVAKERPPYNLKAFRLCISFPREYPFQPPTVKFTTRIYHPNVDRDGRVCLPLINKKNWKASTKTCQVLEALNVLVNQPEPGEPVRLELAEQLTQDPELFDRMAQEFTLQFGVDRPS, encoded by the exons GAGAGGCCACCCTACAACCTCAAGGCCTTCAGGCTATGCATCAGCTTCCCGAGGGAGTACCCGTTCCAGCCCCCCACGGTGAAATTCACCACCAGGATCTACCACCCCAACGTGGACAGGGACGGGAGGGTGTGCCTGCCCCTCATCAACAAGAAGAACTGGAAAGCCAGCACCAAGACCTGCCAAG TCCTGGAGGCCCTCAACGTGCTGGTGAATCAGCCGGAGCCGGGAGAGCCCGTTCGGCTAGAGCTCGCGGAGCAGCTGACGCAGGACCCAGAGCTGTTTGACCGGATGGCCCAAGAGTTCACCCTCCAGTTTGGAGTGGACCGGCCCTCCTAA